In Electrophorus electricus isolate fEleEle1 chromosome 12, fEleEle1.pri, whole genome shotgun sequence, a single window of DNA contains:
- the kctd12b gene encoding BTB/POZ domain-containing protein KCTD12b — MALPDNSSGVPEGLPFPEIIELNVGGQVYITRYSTLTSVPDSRLWEMFSQKSPAGLARDTKGRFFVDRDGFLFRYILDYMRDQQLVLPDHFPERGRLQREAEFFNLPELVKLLAPKISKQNSLGEEGCQSDPEDSSPSTDATHSLATLGAAAAACSTLGSGGVDGKRSGFITIGYRGSYTLGRDSQTDAKFRRVARIMVCGKTSLAKEVFGETLNESRDPDRPPERYTSRYYLKFTFLEQAFDKLADAGFHMVACNSTGTCAFAHDQTDDKIWTSYTEYVFYRE, encoded by the coding sequence ATGGCTTTACCAGACAATTCTAGTGGTGTTCCAGAGGGGCTTCCTTTTCCAGAGATAATTGAATTAAATGTTGGTGGACAGGTGTACATAACACGCTATTCTACCCTCACTAGTGTGCCAGACTCCCGCTTATGGGAAATGTTCAGCCAGAAAAGCCCTGCAGGCTTGGCTCGTGACACAAAGGGTCGTTTTTTTGTTGACCGTGATGGCTTCCTATTTCGTTACATATTGGACTACATGCGGGACCAGCAGCTTGTCCTACCAGACCACTTCCCTGAGCGAGGGAGACTACAGCGAGAGGCAGAGTTCTTTAATCTCCCAGAACTTGTCAAGCTGCTGGCCCCAAAGATCAGCAAGCAGAACTCTCTGGGTGAAGAGGGCTGCCAGAGTGACCCTGAGGACTCATCGCCCAGCACAGATGCCACCCATAGCCTGGCAACCCTGGGTGCGGCAGCTGCTGCCTGCTCCACCCTTGGGTCTGGCGGGGTTGATGGCAAGCGCTCTGGCTTCATCACAATTGGCTACCGAGGCTCCTACACACTGGGCCGTGACAGCCAAACAGATGCCAAGTTCCGGCGCGTGGCTCGGATCATGGTGTGTGGAAAGACCTCCCTTGCCAAGGAGGTCTTCGGCGAAACCCTGAACGAGAGTCGCGACCCTGACCGCCCACCAGAGCGCTACACATCTAGGTACTACCTGAAGTTTACGTTTCTCGAGCAGGCATTCGACAAGCTAGCTGATGCAGGCTTCCATATGGTAGCCTGCAATTCGACGGGGACCTGCGCCTTTGCCCACGACCAGACAGATGACAAGATTTGGACCAGCTACACAGAATACGTGTTCTACCGTGAGTGA
- the prps1b gene encoding ribose-phosphate pyrophosphokinase 1, translated as MPNIKIFSGSSHQDLSQRIADRLGLELGKVVTKKFSNQETCVEIGESVRGEDVYIVQSGCGEINDNLMELLIMINACKIASASRVTAVIPCFPYARQDKKDKSRAPISAKLVANMLSVAGADHIITMDLHASQIQGFFDIPVDNLYAEPAVLKWIKENIPEWKNCTIVSPDAGGAKRVTSIADRLNVDFALIHKERKKANEVDRMVLVGDVKDRVAILVDDMADTCGTICHAADKLISAGATKVYAILTHGIFSGPAISRINNACFEAVVVTNTIPQEEKMKHCPKIQVIDISMILAEAIRRTHNGESVSYLFSHVPL; from the exons ATGCCTAATATCAAGATCTTCAGTGGTAGCTCTCACCAGGATTTATCACAAAGAATTGCAGACCGCCTCGGACTGGAGTTGGGGAAGGTCGTTACGAAAAAGTTTAGCAATCAAGAGACATG TGTGGAGATTGGAGAGAGCGTCCGTGGCGAGGACGTATACATTGTACAGAGTGGCTGTGGGGAAATAAATGACAACTTGATGGAGCTTCTAATTATGATTAACGCCTGCAAAATAGCATCTGCCTCCCGTGTCACTGCCGTCATCCCATGTTTCCCTTATGCCCGGCAAGATAAAAAGGACAAG agCCGGGCGCCAATCTCTGCCAAGCTGGTGGCCAATATGCTCTCAGTTGCAGGTGCTGATCATATAATAACCATGGACCTACATGCTTCCCAGATACAG GGATTCTTTGACATTCCTGTGGACAACCTGTATGCAGAACCTGCTGTGCTAAAATGGATTAAGGAGAATATTCCTGAATGGAAAAATTGCACCATTGTTTCACCTGATGCTGGAGGAGCCAAAAG GGTTACCTCCATAGCAGACAGGCTAAATGTTGACTTTGCCCTCATTCACAAAGAGCGGAAAAAGGCTAATGAGGTGGATCGCATGGTGTTGGTTGGAGACGTGAAGGATCGGGTAGCCATCTTAGTTGATGACATGGCTGACACGTGTGGTACCATCTGCCACGCAGCTGACAA GCTGATATCTGCTGGTGCCACCAAAGTTTATGCCATCCTTACTCATGGCATCTTCTCGGGGCCTGCCATATCACGCATCAACAATGCTTGCTTTGAGGCTGTAGTTGTCACCAACACCATTCCACAGGAGGAAAAGATGAAGCATTGTCCTAAAATACAG GTCATTGACATATCCATGATCTTAGCTGAGGCTATTCGCAGAACCCACAATGGCGAGTCTGTCTCCTATCTCTTCAGCCACGTTCCTTTGTAA